The Miltoncostaea marina DNA window CCCCAGCTCGTCGGCGAGCCGCTCGCCCGCCGTGTCCCAGACGAGGCGGGCGTCGGCGCGGGCGCGGGCGACCGCCGCCGGGTCGGGCCGGAACCCGAGCGCCTCACCGAGCCGCGCCATGCGCAGCAGCCGCACGGGGTCGTCGGCGAGCGCGCGGGCGTGCACCAGCCGCAGCCGGCGCGCCGCCAGGTCGCCGAGCCCGCCGTACAGGTCGACCACCCGGCCGGCCTCCGGCCCCGCGGCGGGGACGGCGAGCGCGTTGACGGTCAGGTCGCGGCGGCCGAGGTCCTCCGCGAGGTCCGCGCCCTGCAGCGGGGTGATGTCGACGTGGTACGGCAGCGCGCCGCCCTGCACCCGCCACGCCCCGAAGGCGCGGGAGAGCCGGAAGCGGGTCGCCCCGTGCGCCCGCGCCAGCGCGGCGGCGGCCGCCCTGCCGTCGCCGGCGACGGCGACGTCGAGGTCGTCGACCGCGCGGCCGAGCAGCGCGTCGCGCACGCCGCCGCCCACCGCCCAGGCGCGCTCGCCGAGCGGCGCCAGCGGCGCCACGAGCGCCCTGAGCGCGTCCTCGCTCACCCCGAGTGGGCCCGCGGCACGCGCGGCCCCACCGCGCAGGTCACCTCGTAGTTGATCGTGCCGCGCCAGGCGGCCACCTCCTCGGCGGTCACGCGCGCCTCGCCCTGGGCGCCGATCAGCACCACCTCGTCCCCCACCCCCTCGGCGCCCTCGGGCCCGAGGTCGACCGTCACCTGGTCCATCGACACGGCGCCGATCACCGGCACGCGCCGGCCGCCCACGAGCACCTCGGCCCGGCCGCCGAGCGCCCGGGCGTAGCCGTCGGCGTAGCCCACGGGCACCACGGCCACCCGCGTGCCGCGGGCCGCCCGCCACCGGCGCCCGTAGCCGACGCTCTCGCGCGAGCGGATCGTCTTGACCGAGGCCACGTACGAGACGAGCGACATCGCCGGCCGCAGGCCGTGCGCGGCGGGATCGGCGCCGAACGGGTCGCAGCCGTAGAGCGCGATGCCGCAGCGCACCACGTCGAGCGCGGCCGCCGGATCGCGCAGGGTGGCGGCCGAGTTGGCGATGTGGGCCCGGGCCCCCGGGAAGCGCGGCCGCAGCCCCGCCGCGGCGGCGCGGAAGCGCAGCAGCTGCTCGCCCATGAAGCCCGCGTTCTCGCCGGCCACCTCGTCGGCCGTGGCGAAGTGGCTCATCAGCCCCACCACCTCGACCGTCCCCGCGCCGGCCGCGCCGGCGGCGGCGTCCGCGAGCGCCGGGACGTCCTCCGGCCGCGCGCCGAGCCGGCCCATGCCCGTGTCCAGCTTGAGGTGGACCGGCCGGCGCGCCCCGCCGGCGGCCGCGGCGGCCAGGCCCTCGGGGGTCCACACCGCCACCTCGGCCCGGGCGGCGGCGGCGCGCGCCCACTCGCCCCCGGCCAGCGGGCCCATCACGAGCAGCGGCCCCCCGAGCCCGGCGCCGCGCAGCTCCTCGGCCTCGGCCACCGTCGCCACCGCCAGCCGCCGCGCGCCGCCCGCGAGCGCCGCCCGCGCCACCGGCGCCGCGCCGTGGCCGTAGCCGTCCGCCTTCACCACCGCCATCAGCTCCGCCCGGCCCGCGGCACGGGCGAGCAGCGCCGCGTTGTCACGCACCGCGGCGAGGTCGATGCGCGCGAGCGCCCGCCCGCTCACCCGGCCCGCCCCGCGAGGGCGGCGGGCAGCGCCTCGAGCACGTCCGAGGCGACCGTGCCGTCGCCGCGGCCCGCCAGCTCGCCCGCGCGCGCGTGCGCCGCCGCCGCGGCGGCCGCGGCGACGAGCGGCTCCAGCCCCTTCGCCAGCGCGGCCGCGACCACGCCGGTGAGGACGTCGCCGGTCCCGGCCGTCGCGAGCGCCGGCGAGCCGCCCTCGACCACCACCGGCGGCCCGTCCGGCGCCGCGACGATCGTGCCCGGCCCCTTCAGCAGCACGACGGCGCCCGAGCGGGCGGCGAGCTCGCGGGCGGCGTCCAGCCGGCCGGCCTCCACGTCGGCGCGCTCCGCGCCCAGCAGGCGCGCCGCCTCGCCGGCGTGCGGCGTGATCACCGTCGCGGCCGGCCGCTCGCGCAGGCGCTCGGGCCGGTCGCCCAGGTGCCAGAGGCCGTCGGCGTCGATCACGAGGGGCAGCCCGAGCGCGTCGATCAGGGCCTCCACGGCCGCCGTCGTGGGCTCGCCCCGGCCCAGGCCGGGGCCGAGCGCCACCGCGCCCGC harbors:
- the alr gene encoding alanine racemase; the encoded protein is MSGRALARIDLAAVRDNAALLARAAGRAELMAVVKADGYGHGAAPVARAALAGGARRLAVATVAEAEELRGAGLGGPLLVMGPLAGGEWARAAAARAEVAVWTPEGLAAAAAGGARRPVHLKLDTGMGRLGARPEDVPALADAAAGAAGAGTVEVVGLMSHFATADEVAGENAGFMGEQLLRFRAAAAGLRPRFPGARAHIANSAATLRDPAAALDVVRCGIALYGCDPFGADPAAHGLRPAMSLVSYVASVKTIRSRESVGYGRRWRAARGTRVAVVPVGYADGYARALGGRAEVLVGGRRVPVIGAVSMDQVTVDLGPEGAEGVGDEVVLIGAQGEARVTAEEVAAWRGTINYEVTCAVGPRVPRAHSG